Within Methanobrevibacter sp., the genomic segment TTATCTAAAGATTCAGAACATTATTCTGTTCTTAATTTTTGGAAAGAAAAATTTAATGAAAAATTAGGCATATTAATTTTTGAAACAAAAAATGTAACTATTGAAGAGATGAGAGCATTATGTATTTTCTATGATAAAGCACCAATAATATTATTAAATGGAAAAGATAGTGTTAATGGTCGAATATTTTCATTATTTCATGAATTAACTCATTTATTATTGGGTGAAAGCGCAATATGTGATGAAAAAGATATTTTGAAAGAAGAAATATTTTGTAATGCTGTAGCTGGAGAGTTCTTAGTTCCTTCAGATGATTTGAATAGAGAATATTTTGAAGATTTTTCAGATAATGCATTGAAAAAATTATCTAACTTATATGGTGTCAGTACTTATGTAATCATAAGAAGATTATTGGACATTAATAAAATTAGAAAACAAGATTATGATTCTAAAGTTGAAGAAATTGGAAATAATTATAAATCTAAGAAAAAAGGGTCTGGGGGAAATCATCTGAATAATCAGATAAAATATTATAGTAAACCATATTATAGATTAGTTTTTGATGCATATGATAGAGGTAAAATTAATTTAGCTGATTTTATGAATTATACTAATCTTAAAGGAAAAGATATGCCCGAATTACAAAAAAGAATATATGGGGGAATATAATGAAATATTTGATTGATACATCATCAATTTTTGATTTAAGAGATTATTATCCTCCAGATATTTTTCCTTCTATTTGGGAGCTTATTTTTGATATGTTTGATGATGGGACAATGTTTTCTGTTCAGGAAGTATTCAATGAGTTAAAAGATTTTCAAGAGCCCTGGGAAAAATATAATGATTCTTTTATTGAATTGCCTGAATCTAAATTTGAAAATTTAGAGTATATTATGTCTGATGAAAAATTTGAAGT encodes:
- a CDS encoding ImmA/IrrE family metallo-endopeptidase, whose protein sequence is MDTRAKVNPEMMKWARERAGFTNGFEDTLPGDIKSSYELWESGERSPTWKQLRHVSKRYCLPTAFFFRSHPIDFEEDPVFINYRKLDNLDYSNKSPDLIKNIRKSEIRRNIFVDLLDELNEDGVTFEKFSGKINKMNIINHIRKVLNVSLDEQKKLSKDSEHYSVLNFWKEKFNEKLGILIFETKNVTIEEMRALCIFYDKAPIILLNGKDSVNGRIFSLFHELTHLLLGESAICDEKDILKEEIFCNAVAGEFLVPSDDLNREYFEDFSDNALKKLSNLYGVSTYVIIRRLLDINKIRKQDYDSKVEEIGNNYKSKKKGSGGNHLNNQIKYYSKPYYRLVFDAYDRGKINLADFMNYTNLKGKDMPELQKRIYGGI
- a CDS encoding DUF4411 family protein, whose translation is MKYLIDTSSIFDLRDYYPPDIFPSIWELIFDMFDDGTMFSVQEVFNELKDFQEPWEKYNDSFIELPESKFENLEYIMSDEKFEVFQRQGLKKSNEENWADPYLIACAMGDEDISILTEESVENKALSKIPYVCSEVGVNCVNLLAFMKERGLRF